In Streptococcus mitis, the DNA window GGGCTGACATTGTAGCCACGGCTAGCCATCTCCTCCATGATCAAGCGATGATAGGCATAGAGACGATAGGGCGAGTAGGTAAAGACATAGTCCACCGTCGCATGCTTTCTGCCCCAGCCATTGCCACGTAGGGCGCAACACTCTCGATGTTGCCCCAAAAGCTGAGGCCGGGGAAGTTGTGAAATCAAAGTCTCATGCCAAAGTCTCATGGGAATCTCCTTTCAGTAACGTTGAATGTTGCAAATAGGTATTTGGATAGCGTTCAAGCAAATCTCGAGTCTTAGCAATCACATCTTCCTTAGAAGCCTGGCCAAAGCGATAGTGATCCAGCAAGAGCATGTAGTCCTTGCGCTCAGCATCTGTCGCTTTCTTTTTAAAATAGCCCCAAATATGCTGAAAGGCATTGCAAACCTGACCCCTGTGTTCTGGGATTTGACAAGCACGGTTGATCAGTTCTTGAACCTGACTCACCTCCACCTCTTCATTCTTGAGATACTGACGAATCTCATTGTAAATATTGCTAGAATGACTCAAAACGAGGTATTTGTTTCTCGCCCAGAGTTGCTGGCAAAGGGCACGTTGGTTGTTATTATTCATATTTGAGATTATACCATGTTTACTCTATGATTTCCGCAATTTTTACATCGTAGATACTTTGAAGATTGAGCCAAGTTATCATCGAGATATTAGTGATCTTTGCTAACTTCCGAGCAATATCATTACTAATTGATTCCTCACCATTCACTAACTTATAGAGCTTCATTTCAGAAATTCCTAAACGCTCCGCAAATCCCTTTTGCGTTACGTTATAATCTTCAATCAACTCCTCAACATACTGACCTGGATGAAAAGCAATTAGGTCTTTGTATTCAACAATTTTATTAGTCATAGTGATTACTGACCTCCTCTATTTTTAGAATTTCGATTTCTTGCCGACTAGAAATAACTCCAAAAGTATCAGTCCTATACATTGCTCTCCATTTTTTTATCCTTGTAGGATTGAATCTTGTCAAATAATATAGCCAAATTAGAATATCCTTGCATCATTTCATGCTGTTTTATAAATTCCCAGCTTTCTTCATAATCGTCTGCTGGGCATCTGCTCTTGAAAAATGCTAAAATCTCATCTAATCCCTCGTCACCTTTTTCATCATACTGGTCAATAAAATTATCAGCAGCTTCCTGCTTTTCATAATCTGGTAATAATTTTTCAAATAAAACATGCTCTAAATTGACAGAATTATAATATACATAACAAGAAACTTGTATTCTATTGATTGTGAGTGACTCACCTTCTTTTAACAACTGAGCAAGTTTTCTAGACTTTCTTTGTCTAGTTTCTACTATCTCGACTTTTTTTTCTTGTGTCGAAAATAATAGTCTTTGAGTTTCTATATCATATTGAAATGAATCTTTTGGTTCGATAGAACTATCAATCACTAGAGACATTGGATCGATATATATTCCATCAGTGTCTGTGACAAAAGCAACAAAAAGTAAATCCTTTGCTTTCAATTTCTTTTTATCCAATTCCTCAGTAATTCTATCACTTGCAATTTTAGGACCAGACGAAAGAGAATATCTTCTATCAGAAAAAACATCCCCATATATTACTTTTAGTGTAATATGTAACTGATTCAATTGTTTTACTAATGAGTCTGTCACAAAACCTACTACAGTTTCATCAGATTCACCCTCTACGAATATTAGAATAACCTTTCTACTTTTATTTGCCAAGTTTCATACCTGCCTTTCTCAAAGCACGTTTAATTTTACTATTAGATACTCCTTGGTAGAGTTCTTCCGCTTGACCTCCAACCTGTATAGCTCGCAAATAGGTATCTCTCAAATTATTACTTGGTTTTATCCCTGTAAGTCGAATATAACGATTTGTAGGAGAAGTTGTTGAAAATACAACTTTATAAGAAGGAAGCTTCTCTAAAACACGCAAATTATGAGAGGTAAAAATGAGTTGTCCCTTAGCACTTTCAGAAAAAATTTCAATTAGTTCCCCAAGTAGATATTCAAATACTCCAGCATCCAATTCGTCTATAATAGCTATAATATTTTCCTTATTATAGACCTCTACCAAGAATCCAAGCATACTAATAATCTTACGTATACCTTCTGATTCATGTTTTAAAGAAAATCTCTTACCTGCACGATTAGAAATGAAGTTGACCTTTTTATATTTTTCTCCATCTGAATGGGTCTCTGTTTCTCCAGTTTCCATTTCAAGTGTCAAGTCAGGTATAATAATAGGAACAATTTCATTCAAATAAGTAATTGTCCCATCATATACAGGATAAAGTTCTTCAGGTATTGAAAATCCACCATTTTGAAGAGACATTGGAATAATTCCTTGAAAACTAAGATGAGATTCACGGTTATGATAGTTGATTGTCACTGGAGTGACTTCTCCACCTGTCATACTAGATAATTCCTGATTAAATATCCTTAAATTTTGACAGAATTCCTCCATTACTCCATATATTTCAACAAGAGTAGAAAGTTCTTTCTTTCCTGATGCAGTGATGAAAGAACGTAATTCATTTGAAAAAAGGAAGGAACGATTATCATCAGTAATAGTTTTTGTTAATACACTAATCGCATCTTTCCCCATAATGCTTCTTTGAGATTTTAAAGTCCCTGTGTGTTGAGGTTTCACAGAATCAAAATTACTTCCCTCATACTCATATCTCATTAGATAACGATATCTAGCACCACTTTCTAAGGGTCTATAGCCAATCTCTTCTTTTATTACTATTATATCTTGACTACCTGTAGGCTCACTTGCAGCAAACTTTACTTTATACCAAATATTATAACGTTCTGGGACTTCTAACTCTAGCGTAATGTTATTTTCACCCACTTTGTCTATAGCATTAAAGATACCCTTTTTATGAGGTGGAATAGACCCACCTCTTATTAAAGCAGCCAATACTTCAAATACATCTACAACTGCAGTTTTCCCGGATCCATTCTGACCGTAAATACCCGTAACATTGATAAAGTCTGATTTATTCTGAAAATCTATCACTCCATATTGAACGTTTTTTATGTTTTCTATAACAATACTCTTTAACTTCACCATAGATTCCAGCTCCTTATTTCCCAATTTTAATCTATTATACCAAAAAAAGTCATTTTGTATGACTTTTTTTATTATATTTTTCAAAAAAAGTTTGTTTTATTTTTTAAAAAAAGGAATTTCCCCTACTCCACCTTCACCTGTCCATTCATCAGCATTGGCAAGAGCCAATCGCGAAGTTGGGTGAGTTGTTCTACTTCAATTTGAATGGACTTTCTTTTCTCAAAACTTGCCTTAGTTATAGATCTATATTTTTCTATAATTTCTTTATTCGGAATAATAATTTTTAATGGAACTAAACTAGTTCTAGTAAGTTGCTTTTGAACTGAACCAGTAATTACCGAGGATATAGATAAGGATAAAAGTAAATTACTTATATAATCAATATTATATATATCATCTTTTGGTTTAACAACCATTGAATTTCCTGTAATCCAAGAATATGGTCGTGTTATATTTATTATTCCACAATTGCCACGACAACTAATTGTCACCATACTATCTTCATGGTTATATTCAGAATATCGTCCAATAATTCCATTAGCACCGTAAACTAAATACTCACCATCCTCTATCATGTCTTTATCAGAGATTGTTTTTGGCTGATATAAATCAGCAAACTCACCAAGTATAGAGTTTCCCCACCCCTCTGGGATTTCGCGTTTAAGTTCTGGGCTATAGACCATCTTTCCGCCTGATGATTTGTAGGGTTTGCCATTCTGGTCTGGGAAATCAAACTGCACAAACCAGTAGTCATAGAGGGTCTTAGCCATGGCTTCCAACTCTTGGTTGATTTGGTTGTTGATTTGTTTTTTCTTTTCTAACGAATAAAGGAAATCACCAATTTTCTTTTGAGTATCAAAATCTGGTAGCATAATTTCAAGATATGAAAACATCGCCTCATTGAAACTAGCTCTTAGTGTCATTACAGTATTATTTATTATTGTTCTTCTAAACAAAGGACTTCTTAAATAAAAAGCCATGAATTTAGGATAAACAATTGTTTTATCAACCGGCCTAAGTCTTTTCAAAAATCCACTGAAACTAGCTTCAGGATAATCCTTCAAAGCAACTGAAGACATAGCCAATTCATCAACTGTTTCACTAGTGCGTGTTAAAAATATATCACCCTCATTTATTGAGTATTTTTGCTTCTCACCATCTGTCGTATCCATTAAATCAATTAAACTGTCTGGCAAAAAATAATTATTAAAAACAACAGAGAATGAAAGAAATGGTGAACCGTGTCCCGCTTGCTCTTTAGTTGAAGAAATTCCTGAACTCATTTCATAAAGTTCTGATAATTTATATTTTTTCCACTCACTCATACTTCAACCCCTTCATCTGCTTCTCTATCTCCTGCTCCAATGCATGCGATTGCTGGAAGAGGTTGGTGAGTTTGTTTTGAAAGGCTGTCATCTTTGCTTCAAACTCTTCTGCTGTGATATCTACATAGTCGATCTTGATGTCAAAGTATTGACCTGCGCTGAGAGAGTAGTTTTTCTCCTTGATTTCCTCATAAGAAACAGTGACAGAAAAGTCCTCGACGGCTTCTTTCTTGATAAAGGTCTCGACGATCTTCTGCTCTTCCTCAGGAGAGAGCACGGTCTTTTGGTTCTTGCCTTCCTTGACCTTGGTTCCAAGGTTTGAGGCATCGATGAGGACGACATCGCCCTTGTTTTTCTTATCAATAAAGAGGATGGAGACGTTGGTACCTGTCGTCGCAAAGATATTAGACGGCATAGAAACGACACCAGCCAGCATTTGATTGTCCACCAAGTGTTGACGGATAGCCTTATCAATCCCTGACTGGGCAGTGATAAATCCTGTTGGCAAGACAACGGCTGCTTGACCATCTGGCTTCAAGGAGTAGATGATATGCTGAACAAAGAGCTCGTAAATCGCCATCTTATCCTTAGACTTGGCTGGAACTTTTGGCACTCCTGCAAAGAAACGCTCACTGGCTTCTGGCAAGCTTTCCACTCGGTCGCGCCACTCTGAAAAATCTAGCTTGAAAGGAGGGTTAGATACGATATAGTCCATCTTTTCAGGATGACGGTTGGCGATGATGGTATTTCCCTGTACGATATTGTGAATGGAGTGTTGGAGACCATTCAAGATCAGATTGAGACGGAGGAGATTAGATGATTTTTGCGAGATATCCTGACTGTAAACAGTGGTCTTATCCACACCGATACGACTAGCCAGGTTCATTAGCAAGGTTCCAGAACCAGCAGACGGGTCATAAATCCGCACGTTTGATGGTTGGTCATTTCCCACCAAGATATCAGCGATAATCTTAGCCACAGAGTGAGGCGTGTAGTACTCAGCGTACTTACCACCGCCATCTTTGTTGTAGTCCTTAATCATGTACTCAAAGAGGGTAGAGAAAAAGTCGAAACCTTGTGAGAAAATGGTCTCATCAAACTTAACGCGCGCAAGGAGATTGATAATAGCTTTTGCCACTTCGTTACGCTTACTGCTATCTGAGATGGTATCTGTAATCAAACGCTCATCAAAGAGACGGATAGCTGTGTCACCGTCTGTATGAACAGAGAAAATATCGTTATTGTCAATAGCTATCTGATTAAGGGTATTTTCAAAACTCTCGTAGAAAGTCGCTTCATTTTGCTGACGGTGAAGGGTTTCGATTAACTGGTCAGGCTTGAGCCAAGCCGTACTGGTACCGATATCCTCCAAGAGCCAGTCATAGTCATCTACACTCAAAGTCAACAAGTTCTCATAAGTATTAACTTCATCTAGACACTTTGCCTGATATAAAAACTTATCATTTAAAAATTTGTAGAGGAAGGACTGGGTGAGGAGTTTGTACTCACCCGCTTCTCCTCCTAGTCCTGCATGAGTAAAGACTGCTTTCAAATCATCTACCAAGTCTTGGACTTGGATTTTATATGTTTCATTCATTAGTGTTGGTATTCCTCTTCATATCCTTCAAATAGCGACTCGACGATATCGTTAAAAACCTGTCTTGTCAAATCACTTGCAGATTGGTTGGTTTTCATTGAAATTCGGGCTACTTCTCGAATCAATTTCTTGAAGAAGTCCTCATTATCAAGCACTCCTTGATTTTGACCGATTTTGTGGTCCAGTACAACTTTAGAATCTTTAATGACATGATAAACTGCTGGGTACTCGCTTACCATAGTCGAGTTGGTCACGTGTTTATAGGAACGCGCCGCCATTTCATCTCCGCCAAAATTCATCGTCAAACGTCTCATATGAGTACAATGATTTTCCACTGACCTAAAGAGGTCTTTATACTCCTTTTGGATTTCTTTGATGTTTTTCCATAGTGTAGCCTTCTTGCCCATATATTAAGTGTTTTTTCATGATGCGCTGGAATTCTTCGTAGAGAAAAACCCACTCAGGATCTTTCTCATCACGCTGTTTTATGATACCTCCAGCAACTCGACGCTTCAAATCTTCTAAGTCATTGGCTGCTAGACGGAGTTCTTCCTCCGCAATCTTGACAAAACTAAAACTGGTCTCAGACATGGCAAGATTTAAAAGAGTGCGACTAGAAAAATCATCTGGCTTATCTATCAGGGACAAGGTCAGCAAACGTCTTGAGATGACATTGAGCAGAGTTGCAATCTGAGCAATATCAATCTGCTTAATCAAATGGTCATAACCAAGTAAGCGGGCGATATTATAGTATTGCTTAACCGATTCTAAAGCTTTTCGTAGTTCATTTAGTTGCTTTCTATCCTTGATATCATCAATTGATTGAGAAAAGAACTCTAGATTAGAGGTTGGATAGTCCATGAGGATGCGCTCTGTCTTGCTTAGTTCCTGAGAAATTTCCTCTGCTGGCACAAAGAGCGACCCAAACACATCCTCTCCATTTTCCCCAGTCAGGGTCGTATCATACTCTTGATTGAGTTCTTCCAAATATGCACGATTAGTCTTGTCAAACTCCTTAGAAATATCCGCAAAATCAACTACATAGCCAAAGAGATAGTCCTTGTAAGGACGATTCACACGAGTCAAAGTCTGGAGAAGGTTATGAGCCTTAATCTTGCGACCTAGATAGAGACGCTTGAGGCGAGGCGCATCAAAACCTGTCAGGAGCATGGAATAGACGATAATGAGGTCAATCTTACCTTCTTTATAGGCATCCACCTTTTCCTTTTTCTCTTCCTTGTCTCCCTCATCATGGAGGATGAGAGCAGAGGTCAAGTTGGTTGTTCCAGCCTTGCGTCGTTCTTCTAACTGTTTTTCAAGCTCACGCGCCTGCTTGGACGAATCACAGACAATCATGCCACCAATGGTCTGGTCATCAAAAACCAAATCACGCGCACGATTAAAATCCTCCATGATAAAATCAAGCATAGGTTGCACATAGTGCGGATGAGCAAAGATATCTTCTTTTGATAAATCTCCACGTTGGATTTCTTCATTGATTGCTCTGAGATTATCTTTATAGGACGTCTCGATATCTTCTCGCATCAAACGCAAGGTAAAACCATCATCTATAGACTGGTTGTAGTAGTATTTATGGATATAATCCCCAAAAATATCACGTGTGGTTGCATGGCTTTCCTTGGTCTTACCATCTTTCTTGTAGGTAATCAAGGGGGTCCCAGTCAAGGCAATCTTGATCGCATTGGTATCTGCCTGATAGAGATTTGGCAGGTAGGAACCTCGTTCGTTATAAGAGCGATGGGCTTCATCGATAAAGTAGATATTTTGACGATTGAGATCATAGCCAGAGCGGTCGGTCAGGTCTGAATCATCTTTGAACTTCTGAATATTGACAACAGCGACATCATAACCATCTTGTTTTTGATTGAGTTCTCGAGGATTGTTGATGCGCTTAACTTTTAGACCTCTTTTAGTAAATTCCTTAAAGGCTTGGTCTGCCAAATCCAAGCGATCAACGACAAAGTAAAACTGAGGAACAATACCCTGTTTTGAGAAATAATTAGTCAGATAGCGGATATTGAAGAAAGCCAGGGCTGTCTTACCTGAACCCTGTGTATGCCAGATAACGCCTTTTTTGACACCTTTTGCGATGGTTTCTTCGATAGCTCTTGTAGCGAAGTATTGCGGATAACGCATGACATGCTTCTGCAATTGCATCTGCCCTTCCTTGCTTTCTTCTTCTACATAGACCAGCCCAAAGCGAAGCATGAAAAGCAGGCGTTCTTTTTGATACAGAGATGATAAGAAAGTATTGCAGGGAGTGTCGGGCTGTAAGTTTGTTGTAAATTCTGGTTGAGACTTGAGAGCAAAACGCTTCACATCCTCAAGGACAAAGTCAATTTGTTCATCTCTTAAAGGTACAATTGAACCAAGAAAATCTACTTCTCTTTCTTCCTTGAAAGCATTAAATTTTGTTTTTGAATAGGCATTTGAACCGTAGTAAGAACCCTGTTTTTGTTGACCTTGGCCACTGATATAAGGTAAATTATCTGATAAAGCTATCAACTGGGTAATATTGTTAAAACGACGGAACTTACGATTTTCAAAACGGTATCTAGTCCTGTCCTGTTCTGACTGAATCCCTGTCTTTCCATCACGGATAGCATTGGGTTGTTTAAGTTCGATATAAGAAAGGGGAAGTCCATTGATAAACACAACTATATCTGGACGAAATTCATCTTGCCCATTTTGACAAGTGACTTCAAGCGCCAGATGGAAGGTATTGGCTTCAGGATTTTCCCAATCGATATAAACAGCACCTTCTTGTCCCTGTATCCTTTTAAAGAAGGAACGCCCCAAATCATTTTGATCCAGTTCCAGCTTGATATTGGCCAATTCTCTCTCAAAATCTTCATCTGTTAAATAGTTATTAAATGTTAAAAATCGCTCTTTAAAAACAGATACAAGAATATTGGTATCTGGATCTCTTTCTTCAATTTCCTTCCCATTTCGAGGAAGATAGGTATAGCCCATACGCATGAGATGCAGAGCTGCTGGGATTTGTACTCTTGTTAATTCAGAAAAATCTTTTCGTCTTGCCATAAAAACTTCCTTTTGCTAGTCAGAACTGTCTATTTTTACTAACAATATCTTTCAGACTATCTCTTCAATTTGTCTCATAGTTAATTATCTATTATATCATGTTCCGGCCAGAAAACGCTCACTTCCTTCTATTTCAAATCACTTTTGACCTTTTTCTTAGTAATGATGCGGTCGTTTTTGTTGGCTAGAGATTTGAGTCGAGCTTCTAGCAGGATTTTTCGCCCTACTTCGTTGCGGGTGTAAACGAGTTGGTAGTTGCCCAGATACGGTGCGACTGCGTCTAAAAAGAGCTGTGCTTCTTCCTTGCGTTTTTCAAAAAGGCTAGGAACCACAAAATACTTGGACTGACCTGCTGGTGCTTTTTTAGCTACTAAGAGGTAGCGTTGATTGTCCACGGGAGCAAAGAATTCACCCAAGGTCTGAGAGAAGAGCTCCTTATCTCGCATGCTGCCACCTTTTAGATAGGCAAATACGTTAAAGCTTTCCTTGTCCTCCTCGACCTGCACGCGCGACTGGTTATCAGACAAATGCCCTGCAGTCACCATGACTTTGCGAATAGCTTCACCGATCTGGCGCAAGCGTTTATAAGGACTCTTGTAGCTGTAATATCGAAAGGCTGTAATGGCCAGGAAAAGGAAACAAAGAGCTGTCAACCATGGCAAGGCAAAGAAGGTTAGTCGAACGACATAAGCTAGGAGACTAACGGCAAATACCATCAGAGCGTAGCGAAGCCACTTTTCAGCATCCGCTAGGGCAAGCAGAGGGATTCGTTTGCTGTCAGTTGCAACTTCATTGACAATCTCAATCTTATCTGCAACGATGAGAGATTCCTGCCATTTTTTACGTAAGGAGGCGCGATCCTTGGATAGTTCCATGATCTTCTCGTTATAGTCTTCGAGTTTCTTTTTCTTAAATGGGAACTCAGGAAAGTTCAAGCGATCCAGACCTGTTTCAATGGTATCTTCCTTATAGGACAAGCCAAGGAAATGGTCCATGCGACGGGCAAGGGTTTGTAGGTCCTGATAAGTATTGAGGTCTTGTTCTTCTTGATCCTCCTTAGAAAAGACTGGATTTTTGTAAGGTTTGATGGCTACTAGGTGCCAGATATTGCTGGTCTTATCTGGATGTCCTGGCCAGATACGGATGGCACGGCCCCGCATTTGATTGCTGAGCATAAAGCTTCCGACAAAACTTCCGAGGATGAGAGAGTTGACGCAAGGGGCATCCCATCCTTCTCCCAAGAGAGACTTGGTTCCGATCAAGACCTGGATAGAACCTCGTTGGAAGAGCTCGGTCACTGCTGCGACCATCCCCTTAAAGCTGGATGGAAAGCCTACTTGGAGATAAGTACCTTGATCGAGTTTTCCAATGGCAGAGAAGCTTAAGCTAGTGTTTGGAATGAGTGCTTCTAGTTCTGCCTTGACACTAGCAGGTATGATCACGACACTACCAGAAAGGACTGCTATCGGGACAGACAGGTCTTGCTTTTGTGCACTTCTGCGAATGGTTTCAAAGTAAGGGAGTACTCCTAATTGCGTGATTGGTGCTTGGTCATCTCCCAGATAACTGGCAAAATCCTTGCGGATATAGTCCGCCAAGATCAACTGTCTCAAGTCCTTTCCTAGGCTGGCATACTCGGTCTCAAAGATAGATGCAATCCCAGCTAGTTTTCCTAGAGATTGGTTGAGGATTTGGTCATTGGCCTTGGATTCGACCAAGAAAACCTGTCGTTTTTCAATCAGTCCTCTTGATTTCAGATTTGCCTCTATCTTTTTCTTGTTCTCCTGTGGATCCTCATACCAGTCAGGAGTCTGATAGAGAAGGCCTTGCAAGAGAACTTCTAACCAATAATAATTGAGGGCAGGCAAGCCTTCAGCTCCCAGTAAATCTCGTAGATGCTTGGGAATTTCCTGTTTTTGAGCTTGTAGATAAATGAGGAGTGCTGAGAGATACTTGGGATCCTCAAGGAGCATATCCGCAGAAATTTCCCCTTTGAGGACCTTGGAACTCCGAATCAACTCTTGGAAGTCAGGATCAAGGACTAGTTGACTGACATACTGCCACTTGGTGTCTTCAAACTCTTCCAAGCGCTTGTCCTCTTCCTTGGTCGGAAAACAGATATAGACAAAGTCCTGATGAGGGCAAAGAGTGTCTTCCTTAACCAGTTCTGGCACTGTGATTTCTTGGTCAATCTCACCACACATCTGGAGATAACGATCCCAGAGTTCTGGTTCACTGTCATAAGGCGGTGTCGCAGTGAGAGAGATGACTTGCAGTTGCTGGTAGTTTTTACGGAAGTCTTCTAGACTTTTCCACCATTCGTTTCTCAAGTGATGGCATTCGTCCAGACAGAGGGTTTCTACACCCCTTTCCTTGAGTCTGTCAAGCAGGTCAAAGCCTATAAAGTCCTCAACCTCCCCATTATCTTCTTGAGATTGTACCTGTTGCATAGCGCTGTGAAAAGCTTGGTAGGTGGCGATGGTGATTTGCTTCATGTCCTTGAGATTTTGAGACACGAGACTTGTGACTTGGTCCTCATCCTCTAAAAAGGCCTGGCGAATCCTTTCTACCCATTGTTCTCGGATGGTGACCGTCGGCACCAAAACGAGAGCAGGTTTATCAAAGCGGGCAATCAACTCGATCCCTATAGTTGTTTTCCCTGAACCTGGTGCTGCCACCAAGTGAACATGCCCATCTGCTTGGTATTCTTGGAAGTTGCCCAAGACCTGTTTTTGGTAGTTGCGCCAAGTCCCATTAAACTTTAATCCCAACATGATTCTTCCTCAATTTAATTTAGCATTTGATTATTTCCATTTTACCATAATTATTCTACCTCTAGACACTCAGATAGTTTAAAACCGTAAATTATGGTATAGTAGAACTATACTATCTATGAGGAGTTTACATGTCACAGGATAAACAAATGAAAGCTGTTTCTCCCCTTTTACAGCAAATTATCAACATCTCATCGATTGTCGGTGGGGTTGGGAGTTTGATTTTCTGTATTTGGGCTTATCAGGCGGGTGTATTACAGTCTAAGGAAACCCTCTCTGCTTTTATTCAGCAGGCAGGTATCTGGGGGCCACCTCTCTTTATCTTTTT includes these proteins:
- a CDS encoding AAA family ATPase; amino-acid sequence: MVKLKSIVIENIKNVQYGVIDFQNKSDFINVTGIYGQNGSGKTAVVDVFEVLAALIRGGSIPPHKKGIFNAIDKVGENNITLELEVPERYNIWYKVKFAASEPTGSQDIIVIKEEIGYRPLESGARYRYLMRYEYEGSNFDSVKPQHTGTLKSQRSIMGKDAISVLTKTITDDNRSFLFSNELRSFITASGKKELSTLVEIYGVMEEFCQNLRIFNQELSSMTGGEVTPVTINYHNRESHLSFQGIIPMSLQNGGFSIPEELYPVYDGTITYLNEIVPIIIPDLTLEMETGETETHSDGEKYKKVNFISNRAGKRFSLKHESEGIRKIISMLGFLVEVYNKENIIAIIDELDAGVFEYLLGELIEIFSESAKGQLIFTSHNLRVLEKLPSYKVVFSTTSPTNRYIRLTGIKPSNNLRDTYLRAIQVGGQAEELYQGVSNSKIKRALRKAGMKLGK
- a CDS encoding DEAD/DEAH box helicase family protein yields the protein MLGLKFNGTWRNYQKQVLGNFQEYQADGHVHLVAAPGSGKTTIGIELIARFDKPALVLVPTVTIREQWVERIRQAFLEDEDQVTSLVSQNLKDMKQITIATYQAFHSAMQQVQSQEDNGEVEDFIGFDLLDRLKERGVETLCLDECHHLRNEWWKSLEDFRKNYQQLQVISLTATPPYDSEPELWDRYLQMCGEIDQEITVPELVKEDTLCPHQDFVYICFPTKEEDKRLEEFEDTKWQYVSQLVLDPDFQELIRSSKVLKGEISADMLLEDPKYLSALLIYLQAQKQEIPKHLRDLLGAEGLPALNYYWLEVLLQGLLYQTPDWYEDPQENKKKIEANLKSRGLIEKRQVFLVESKANDQILNQSLGKLAGIASIFETEYASLGKDLRQLILADYIRKDFASYLGDDQAPITQLGVLPYFETIRRSAQKQDLSVPIAVLSGSVVIIPASVKAELEALIPNTSLSFSAIGKLDQGTYLQVGFPSSFKGMVAAVTELFQRGSIQVLIGTKSLLGEGWDAPCVNSLILGSFVGSFMLSNQMRGRAIRIWPGHPDKTSNIWHLVAIKPYKNPVFSKEDQEEQDLNTYQDLQTLARRMDHFLGLSYKEDTIETGLDRLNFPEFPFKKKKLEDYNEKIMELSKDRASLRKKWQESLIVADKIEIVNEVATDSKRIPLLALADAEKWLRYALMVFAVSLLAYVVRLTFFALPWLTALCFLFLAITAFRYYSYKSPYKRLRQIGEAIRKVMVTAGHLSDNQSRVQVEEDKESFNVFAYLKGGSMRDKELFSQTLGEFFAPVDNQRYLLVAKKAPAGQSKYFVVPSLFEKRKEEAQLFLDAVAPYLGNYQLVYTRNEVGRKILLEARLKSLANKNDRIITKKKVKSDLK
- a CDS encoding restriction endonuclease subunit S, producing the protein MSEWKKYKLSELYEMSSGISSTKEQAGHGSPFLSFSVVFNNYFLPDSLIDLMDTTDGEKQKYSINEGDIFLTRTSETVDELAMSSVALKDYPEASFSGFLKRLRPVDKTIVYPKFMAFYLRSPLFRRTIINNTVMTLRASFNEAMFSYLEIMLPDFDTQKKIGDFLYSLEKKKQINNQINQELEAMAKTLYDYWFVQFDFPDQNGKPYKSSGGKMVYSPELKREIPEGWGNSILGEFADLYQPKTISDKDMIEDGEYLVYGANGIIGRYSEYNHEDSMVTISCRGNCGIINITRPYSWITGNSMVVKPKDDIYNIDYISNLLLSLSISSVITGSVQKQLTRTSLVPLKIIIPNKEIIEKYRSITKASFEKRKSIQIEVEQLTQLRDWLLPMLMNGQVKVE
- a CDS encoding TIGR02328 family protein, yielding MRLWHETLISQLPRPQLLGQHRECCALRGNGWGRKHATVDYVFTYSPYRLYAYHRLIMEEMASRGYNVSPEWLDKNYRGKTCPLYEDLAEEKLTNPIYSEHDATYYEECLANLREKGIELE
- a CDS encoding HsdM family class I SAM-dependent methyltransferase, with protein sequence MNETYKIQVQDLVDDLKAVFTHAGLGGEAGEYKLLTQSFLYKFLNDKFLYQAKCLDEVNTYENLLTLSVDDYDWLLEDIGTSTAWLKPDQLIETLHRQQNEATFYESFENTLNQIAIDNNDIFSVHTDGDTAIRLFDERLITDTISDSSKRNEVAKAIINLLARVKFDETIFSQGFDFFSTLFEYMIKDYNKDGGGKYAEYYTPHSVAKIIADILVGNDQPSNVRIYDPSAGSGTLLMNLASRIGVDKTTVYSQDISQKSSNLLRLNLILNGLQHSIHNIVQGNTIIANRHPEKMDYIVSNPPFKLDFSEWRDRVESLPEASERFFAGVPKVPAKSKDKMAIYELFVQHIIYSLKPDGQAAVVLPTGFITAQSGIDKAIRQHLVDNQMLAGVVSMPSNIFATTGTNVSILFIDKKNKGDVVLIDASNLGTKVKEGKNQKTVLSPEEEQKIVETFIKKEAVEDFSVTVSYEEIKEKNYSLSAGQYFDIKIDYVDITAEEFEAKMTAFQNKLTNLFQQSHALEQEIEKQMKGLKYE
- a CDS encoding YbgA family protein; this translates as MNNNNQRALCQQLWARNKYLVLSHSSNIYNEIRQYLKNEEVEVSQVQELINRACQIPEHRGQVCNAFQHIWGYFKKKATDAERKDYMLLLDHYRFGQASKEDVIAKTRDLLERYPNTYLQHSTLLKGDSHETLA